AGGAAAAATTTATCCTCTTTGAAGCATAGATGCCATTGCTCATCCGTTTCCAGTGGACCCATGCATAGCCAGGTTAATCGAGCTTGGAGCTTGAGCTAACCCTCGACAAGCTCAGGCTCCATCGCGCGGCGCGAGATCATGCTGCCAAGCGGGAGCGCAGTCGCGCGTCCCGCCCCTCAACGGTCGGCGCCCCGCCGGCCCTCAATCCGCCAGCGGACGCGCCTCCTCTGGCAGCATGATCGGGATGCCGTCGCGGATCGGGTAGGCGAGCTTGGCCGAGCGGCTGATCAGTTCCTGGCGGCCGGAATCGTACTCGAGGCGCTCCTTGGTCAGGGGGCAGACCAGGAGCTCGAGGAGCTTCGGGTCGATGCGGGTGGCATCGAGGGAAGCGGGGGAATCGGTCATGACGGTCCTTCCGAATGGTCCGGCGGACGCTGTAGCGCAAAGCGCCGCCTATTGCAGCGTCGGCTCGCCGCCCGATCCCCGCACCAGCTCCATCTCGGTCACGGCGATCAGCACCTCGGCCCGGGTCTTGAGGTCGGGCGCTTCCAGCATCGCCTGCTTCTCGCGCGGCCCGAACGGGCTCATCATGCAGAGCGCGTTGACCAGGGCCTCGTTCGGCGCCTCCTCGATGCCGGCCCAGTCGACCTTGAGGTCGTTGGCGTCGACGAAGTCGCGGAGCGCCTTCAGGACGCCGGCGCGATCCACCGCGTCCTCGCCGGCGCGGGCGTGGAAGTCGCTCTCGAACGGCGCGAAGCTCACCTTGCAGCGGCGGTAGCCGGTGGTGGTCGACAATTCCTCCTCGACCCGGAACCGGGCGATGCCGGTGAGCGAGATCAGGTAGCGGCCGTCGCCGGTCTCGGCGAACTGGGTGACCCGGCCGGCGCAGCCGACGCGGAAGAGTTTCGGCGAGAGCGGGGTCTCGCCGGACTCGGCGTCGGGCTGGATCATGCCGATGACCCGGTCGGTCCGCAGCGCGTCGTCCACCATCGCGAGGTAGCGCGGCTCGAAGATGTTGAGCGGCATCTGGCCCCGCGGCAGCAGCAACGCGCCGGGGAGCGGAAAGACCGGGATCACGGCCGGGCAGTCGGCCGGGCCCTTGTAGGCGACGTTCATGCTCATCGGCGTCGCTCCCGCGCGAAACGAAGGGCGTCCCGGGCCCCCTCGTCTCGGGCCCGGGATCGCAACTGACGTTCTAGGGCGCCAGCCTCCGGCGGGGATACCTGTCCGGCGTAAATGCCGCGCCGGGCAGGACTTTCGCGGGCCTTAGGAGAACATCAGGGTCGACAGCTTGCGCCGGCCGCGGATGGTCATCGGGTCCATCGGGCCCCAGGCCTCGAACAGCTGCAGCAGCTGCTTGCGGGCGCCGTCCTCGTTCCACGCGCGGTCGCGGCGAACGATCTCGATCAGCTGGTCCACCGCCTCCTGCTGCTTGCCCTTGGCGTTGAGGCCGAGCGCGAGGTCGAAGCGGGCCTGGTAATCGGCCGGATCGGCGTCGATCCGCTGCTGCAGGCCGGCGAGGTCGCCGAGCGAGGCCGCCTGGTCGGCGAGCTCGATCGCCGCCCGCACGGCGGCGATCGCCGGGTCCTTGGCGGCCTCCGGCGGCGCCGCGTCGAGGAAGCGGCGGGCGCCCTCGAGGTCGTCGCGGTCGAGGAGCAGGCGGGCGAGGGCCGCGATGGCGCCGGCATGGCCCGGCTCCTGGCCGAGCACCGCGGCGTAGATCTCGGCGGCGGCGTCCGGATCGCCGGCCTCGGCGGCGGCCTGCGCCTCGGCCATCAGGTCCTCGACCGCCGTCGGCCCCAGCGGGCCGACCAGGCGCTCGATGAAGGCCTTGACCTGGCTCTCGGGCAGGGCGCCCATGAAGCCGTCGACGGGCTGGCCGCGCTGGAACGCGATCACCGCCGGGATCGACTGGATGCCGAGCTGGCCGGCGATCTGGGGATGCTCGTCGATGTTCATCTTGACGAGCTTCACCTTGCCGCCGGCGTCCTTGACAGCCTTCTCGATGATCGGCGTGAGCTGCTTGCACGGCCCGCACCACGGCGCCCAGAAATCGACCAGCACCGGCTGCTGCAGGGATTCCTGCATCACGTCCTGGCGGAAGGTCGCGGTGGTGGTGTCCTTGATCAGGGCGCCCGCAGGAGCATGACCGGCGGGGGTCTGGCCGGCCGCGGGAGTGTCGGTAAGCATCGATGACCTCGGGAGAACGGCCTTCACGTCGCGAGCCCAGATGGCCCGCCGAACAGATGGGGTAGACCGGCGGCCCCGACCAGGGCAAGGCGCGCGGAGCCGGTATCGCGACGGCGAGAGGCTGGATCGCGAGTGCCGCCGCCCGCTCCTTCGCAGGCCGCATCCCGTGACGTAGGGTGCGCCGGCCGCCCGGACCGCGCACGGATGCGCCGGCCCGGACGCGGCACGCTCCGAGAGACGCCCCTCCATGCGGATCCCGCTCCTCCTCGCCGCGGCAGCCCTCCTCGGCGCCCTCTGTGGGTCTTCCGCTGCGGCCCCGGTCGAGATCCGGGTCGCCGCGGAGGGCGCGCGGCCCGGGCCCGGCGGCGTCGCGACCCTCGATGCGGCCCTGGCCGAGGCCCGTCGCCGCCGCGCCCGCGACCCCGGCGCGGCGATCGTGGTCGCGCTCGCCCCCGGCACGCACCGCCTGGCGCAGGCCGTGCGCCTCGGCCCCGAGGATGGCGGCAGCGCCGGGGCGCCGCTGGTGATCCGCGGGCCCGCCGACGGGTCGGCCCGCCTCGTCGGAAGCCTGCGCCTCGCTCCGGTCCCGCTCGATCCGGGTCTCGCCGCCCGCCTGCCCGCGGCGGCGCGGGGCCGGGTGCGGGCCTACCGGCTGCCGCCGGCCGCGCGGGCGCCGGCGCGGATCCAGGACCCGATCGTCCTCAACGGGCCGCCCTCCCTCCCGGCCTTCGAGGTCTTCGACGACGAGGGCCCGATGCACCCGGCGCGCTGGCCCGCCGAGGGCTTCGCCGGGGCGCGGGACGGCGACGGGCCGGCCTTCACCCTGGCCGACGCTCCCGCCTCCCTGCGCGACGAGCCCGACCTGTGGGCGGAGGGCTACTGGCGCTGGGGCTGGCTGTTCGAGGCGCTGCCGGTGGTCCGAGCCTCGCCGCGGGGGCCGGGCGCGCGCCTCACCCTCGAGCGCACGCCCTACGAGGGCATCCGCGCGAAGGCGCCGTTGCGCCTCGTCCACCTGCTCGCCGGCCTCGACCGGCCCGGCGCCTGGTGGCGCGACGCGCGCAGCGGCACCCTGCTCGCCTGGCCGCGGGGCGGCGAGGCGGTCGAGGTCTCGGTCGCCGAGACGCTGCTCTCCGCTGACGGCGCCTCCCACCTGCGGATCGAATCCCTGCGCCTCGCCATGGCCCGCGGCGACCTGGTGAGCGTGCGCGGCGGGCGCGACGTGGTGATCGCCGACAGCGTGCTCGGCCCCTCCGGCGGACGCGGCGCGGTCTTCTCGGGCGCAACGGAGGGCGGCGTGACGCGCAGCGACCTCTCGGGCGCTGGCGCCGAGGCGGTGGTGCTCACGGGCGGCGAGCGCCGCACCCTGACCCCCGGCGGCCTGTTCCTGCGCGACAGCCGGCTGACCGGGTACGCCCGGCGCCGGCCGACGCAGCACCCGGCCGTCGCCCTCGACGGGGTCGGGGCCGAGGTCGCGGGAAACTACATCCACGATTCGCCGGCCTACGCGGTCCATCTCCGCGGCAACGACCACCGGATCACCGGCAACGAGATCGCGAACCTGCTCGCCGGCGCCACCGATACCGGCGCGATCTATGCCGGCCGCGACTGGACCGCGCGGGGCAGCGTGATCGCCGGCAACTTCCTGCACGACGTCCGGGGCGATGCCGGGCACGAGGTCAAGGGCGTCTACCTCGACGACATGGCGAGCGGCTTCACGATCGCCGGCAACCTCTTCCTGCGGGTCGACCAGCCGATCTTCATCGGCGGCGGGCGCGACAACCGGATCGAGGGCAACGTCCTCGTCGCCTCGAGCCCGGCGCTCCACGTCGATTCCCGCGGGCAGACCTGGGCCCGCGACGCGGTCGCGGATCCGCAGTCGGAGCTGCGCGCCGCCTACGCGGCGATGCCGGTGGAGTCGGGGCCCTGGCGCGCGCGCTATCCGGGATTGCCGGGCCTGCTCTACGACCGACCGGGCGTCGCGACCGGCAACGTCGTCACCGACAACCTCATGGCCCTGAGCGCGCCGTTCCGCTTCACCGACGGCGGCAGCCAGGCGGAGCAGACCCTCGCGCGCAACCGCGGCCCGGCCCATCCCCCGCCGAACCTCGCCGACCTCGCGCAGGCCTCCGTGAAGCCCGAGGATTTCGCCACGCTCGCCGACGGCACCGGGCTCAGGCTGCCGACGATCCCGTCCGCCCGGATGCGCCGGTCCCTGCTGGCCGGGGCGCCTTTCGGGCGCTGAGCGCGTCGCGGGCCGCGATCAGGAGGAAGCGCGGGATGGTGTCGAGGTAGCGCCGCCACAGGCGCCGCGGCTCGCGGGCGACCCGGTAGGCCCATTCGAGGCCCGCCACCTGGAGCATCCGCGGCGCCCGCGGGATGCGGCCGGTCGCGACGTCGAAGGCCGCGCCGACGCCCATGGCGATCGTGCCCGGCAGGTGGGCGGCGTGGGCCGCCATGAACAGTTCCTGCTTCGGCGTGCCGAGCCCGACCCAGACGATCTGCGCCCCCGAGGCGCGGATGCGCGCGCGCATCGCCTCGGTCTCGGCGGCGTCGAGAGCGCGGAAGGGCGGCGTCTCGATCCCGGCGACCTGCAGCCCCGGCACCCGGGCGCGCATCGTCGTCGCGAGCAGGTCGGCGACGCCCTCGCCCCCGCCGAGGAAGTAGTGGCGCCAGCCCTCCGCCGCCCCGGCCCGGCAGACCGCCTCGACCGCCTCGATGCCCGGCACCTGCTGCATGGCGGAGAGCCCGCGCCAGCGCCCGATCCAGCTCAAGGGGCGGCCGTCGGCGCAGACGAGGAGCGCCTCGTGGTGGGCGGCGCGAAGGCCCGCCTCCCTCTGCGCCCGCACCACGCCGTGGGCGTCGCGAAAGACCACGAAGGTACCGGCCTGCCCCGGCCCGGCGGCGAGCCGCCGCCCCACCGCCGCGATCAGCCCGTCCATGTCGGTGGCCGAGACCGGCACGCCGCCGATCTCGAAGGAGGGGACGAGGGGGTCGTGCGCCATGAATCAGGTTCCTGTCGGTGAAAGGGACGCGTCGGCCGCCCGGGCGGCGACGGCGTCGCGGTAGATCTCGAGGAGGGCGCGCGTGGTGACGTCCTCGCGCCACTCGCGCTCGTAGACGGTGCGGGCGGCGCGCCCCATGGCGGCCGCGGCCGCGGGGTCGCCCGCGATGCGGGCGAGCGCGGCGGCGAGGTCGGCGGCGTCGCCCGGCTCCGCGAGGAGGCCGGTCGCGCCCTCGCTCACGAGGCTCGCCAGCGCCCCGATCCGCGAGGCGACGACCGGGGTGCCGGCGGCGAAAGCCTCCGCCACCACCATCGGCAATCCCTCGTACCAGAGCGACGGCACCACGACCGCGGCCGCCCGCGCCATCGCGGCCTGGACCGCGTCGGGGGCGAGGGCGCCCCTGAGGTCGAGGCCCGGATGGTCGGCGAGCACGCCTGCGAGCGGCCCCTCGCCGATCGCCGTGACCCGAATTCCGGCTCGCGCCGCCGCCTCGGCGAGGACGGGCACGCCCTTCTCAGGGCTCAGCCGGCCGACATAGAGGAGGCCGCTGCGCGGTCCGCCGGGGGGCTCGCCCGGATCGGGCAGGCCGTTCGGGCGGATGCGGATCTTGTCCGCCGGGAAGCCCGCCGCGACGAAGCGCTCGCGGGCGAAGGGGGTGAGCGCCACGAATCGGTCGACGTCGCGTCGCCAGGTTCCGGCCCGGCGATGCCGGTCGACCATCCGGGCGACGGCGAGGGAGCCGATCCGCGAGCCGCGATAGCAGGCGAACCGCACCGCCTGGTAGGGCGAGCCGGTGACGCAGACCTCGCACGGCGCGCCGTCGCGCATCAGGAAGGCGCCCGGGCAGATCAGGCGGTAGTTGTGCAGGGTCTGCACCGTGGCGCAGCCCGCCGCCCGCGCCGCGGCGTGGATGCCCGGCGAGAGGAGCGGGAAGAAGTTGTGGACGTGGACCACGTCCGGGGCGAAGCGGCGCACGGCCGCCATCACCCGGGCGATGCCCTCCGGCGCGTGCGTCGCCGCGAAGGCCGCCCGCAGGCGGGCGAGGCCGGAATCGATCGCGCCGTTGTCGAGGCACACCGCCTCGACCGCGCAGCCGGCTCGTTCGAGGGCGGCGAGGTCGCGGGCCACCGCCGCGTCCTCGCCGCCGCGGACCTGGTAGCGGTTGTGGGCGACGAGGACGCGCAGGGGAGGGGCGCTCATCGGCGCCGCCCGCCGGCTTCCGGCCTCGGCGCGAGGGGCCGTTTCGGCCGGCGCCCGGACCGGAGCGCACCGTCCCGGCCGACGAGGCCGCCGACCCGCGACGTCCCGCTGCTCATCCGTCGCAAAGCCCCCAAAGCCCGAGCCCCCAAGATCCGACGTCTCCCTCCGCGGCGTCACGCCGGGGACCGCGCGCCTCGCCCGCCTGTTCCGTTACTCCCGAAGTACAACGCCAGCCTTGGCGGGCCGGCGCGTCCCCGTCCCGAGACCAGGCGGTCCGGGGAGCCGGCGATCGTCAGGAGATTCGGGTCGAGGCTCGACGAACCTGCGTGGAGATAACGTGTTTCCCGTGGATCTTCAGCCGCGGAGAACTACCGACCCCAGCCGGCCTGGGCGGTTCGACAGGACACGTCGTGGCAGGTCGAGATGAGACCGGCGGCTGTTCTGGAGCACGTCAGAAATCGACGAGCGAACGGGATTGTGCTGCGATCGCAGCGGCCTGGGCGGCGCCGGGTGCCGGCGCGGCGACGCGCGCTCGCCCGCCGCAGCCGCGTCCCGCGGGGCACGGGGGTGTGACGCGATGTCCGGGCCGGTCGGCGTCTCGCTTGTCAGCGCCTCGCCGGTCAGCCCCGGGCCGATCCGCCCGGCGCCAGGATCGCCTCGACGACCTCCTGCACCTCCAGCGCCTCCGCCAGGGTCGCGAGGTGGTGCGCCTCGCCGGCATTCATCCGCACCACGCCCTCGAGCTGGCGGCGCAGGGCGATCGGCCGGGCGCGCTCGTTCGGCATCGCGTCGGGCGCCGCCTCGAAGCGGCCGTCCGGCCCCCGCCGCTCGGCGATCGCCCAGTCGCGCAGGCGGACCGCGCCGGCCTCGCCCTCGAGGGTCCAGGTGTTGTGGTCGTCGTGCGGCGTCCCGCCGACCCGGCCGCGCAGGACCACCGGCACGTCGCCGGCCCGGAACGCGGCCTCGATCGCGCGCTCGGACCGGCCTGGCTCGGGGAATTCGGCCCGCGCCGCGAGCCCGCGCAGCGGCCCGAGCAGGCGGCGGCTGAGGAACAGGAAGTGCGACACCACCTCGCGGGTGAAGCCGCCCTCCTGCGGCGCGTCGAGCCAGGCCGCGGCATCGGCCTGCCAGGGCCGCGGCCAGAGCGCGAAGGCGACCTCGATGGTGAGCTGCCGCGGCGCGCCGACCGCGCCCTCGGCGATCCACCGGGTCAGCGCGGCGACCCCGAGGGAGGAGGCGAACGGGAAGTTCACGGCGCCACGGCCGCCTGCCTCCGCCACGAAGGCCCGCGCCTCGGCGAGGTCGACGGCGAGGGGCTTCTCGCAGAACACGCTGCGGCCCGCCGCCAGGGCCGCCCGGGCGTGGCCGAGATGCGAGGCGGGCGGGGAGGCGACGTAGACGCAGTCGCTCGCCGCCACGACGGCGGCGGCATCCGCCACCACGGGGACGGACGGGAAGGCGGCGGCGATGCGGCCTCGCGCCGACGGGCTCGGATCCCACAGCGCCGCGACCCGGACGGGCGCGCCCTCCTGCCCGAGGACGGCGCTCAGCATGCGCTCGCCCATGATGCCGGCGCCGATGATGCCGAGGGCGAGGGGTTCGGTGGGCGTGCGCATCTGTGGGGGATCCTGGTGCCGTGCGCGCTCCTCATAAGGCCGAACAGGCGGCGGGGGAACGTGATGGCGTCCGCTCGCGGTCATTGCCTGGCGCGGGCGAGAGGCCGCACGCGTTAGATCTTGACCGTATTGCTGACGTATCCTTAAAGCGGGCCGTCCACCGGCACGCCGCTCGCACCGCATTCCCGTGAACGGGGCACGATGTCCCAGACCGGGAGAAATGTTCGCATGTGGCACAGTGCCGTCGGTTTCCTCGCCGTTGCGATTGCGGTCGCGCTGATCGTCCGGCATTTCGGGGCGCCGCGTGCCGTGATCTACGGCTTCGTGATTACCGGGCTCGGGGCCTCGCTCGCGACGCTGCTCCTCGCCGACGCCAACACGGTCGATCCCGGGAAGAGCCGCGCCCCGGCCTTCACGGCGCAGACCGCGCCGGTGCCTGGGCGCGACGTGCGCGACACCGGCGCCTGGCGCTGATCCGCCTTTCGTCGGTCCGGGCCTCAGGACAGCGAGATCAGCGCGACGCCGGCGACCATCAGCCCGCAGCCGAGGACGCGCCACGGCCCGGCGGCGTGCTGCGCGAAGCCGACCCAGCCGTAATGGTCGAGCAGCACCGAGGTCACGAGGCCGGCGGACACCGTGAGCCCGGTGAACACCGCCGCCCCCAGCCGCCCGGCGAGGACGATCATCGCCAGCACGTAGGCGCCGCCCATCGCGCCGCCGAGCCAAGCCCACCACGGCACCTGGGCGAGGCGGGACGTCCCCGGCCAGGCGAGCCCGAGGAAGGGCGCGGCCGCGAGGTAGACCAGCGCGTTGGCGCCCGAGACGACGAGGGCGGCGAGCACCGGCTGGCCGAGGGCCTTGGTGAGGGCCGTGTTCGCCCCCGCCTGGACGGTGTTGAGCACGCCGGCGAGGATGGCCGACAGGACGACGAGGACGGGCATGGATGACGGGCTTTCGCGACCGGGAGCCTCGTCAACGCCGCCGGCGTCCCGGAGGTCGCGGCGCCCGGGTCACCGCTCCGGCAGGCCGGCGCGCCGCAAGCCGTCGTAGAGGCGCTCGCGCTGGGCGAGGAAGGTCGGCTCGGTGGAGGTCAGGCTGCGGTAGCGGGCGATCGTGTAGCCCGGCCGGAGCCTGAGGAACTCGGCGAGCGAGGCCCGCGCCTCCGCGTCGCGGCCGAGGCGCGCGAAGGCGCAGGCGAGGTAGAGGTGCGGGAAGTCGAAGAGCGGGTTCACGGCCGCCGCGCGGCGCAAGGGATCGATCGCCGCCTCGTCCCGCCCGAGATGGAGCTTGGCCAGCCCGTCCCGCGCCAGCCAGGCGCCGAGCAGGGGATCCTTCGGGCTCAGGCGGATCGCCGCCGCGATGTCGGCTTCCGTCTCCTCCGCCCGGCCGAGGAAGATGTGGATCAGGCCCCGGTAGGCGTGGGCGCGCGCGAAGCTCGGGTTGAGGGCGAGCACGCGCTCGAACGCCGCGAGCGCCTCCGCGTAGCGGGCGCGGGCCCGCAGGGTCTCGCCGCGCAGGTAATGCGCGAAGGGGTGGGTCGGGTCGCCGCGGAGCACGGCGGCGACCGCCCGCTCGGCCGCGTCGAGGTCGCCGGCCCGCTCGGTCGTCCAGCCGTTCAGCACCCCGTCGACGAGCACCTCGGCGAGGCCGAGCCGGGCGTGGGTGTTGGCCGGATCGAGGGCGAGGGCGCGCTCGAACAGGGGCCGGGCCCCGGCATGGTTCTCCCGGGCGAAGGGCCGGTTGAGCAGGGCCTGGCCGCGCATGACGAGGTCGACCGCGTCCGCCGGGTGCCCCGCCCGCGCCTGCGTCTCGGCCTCCAGCAGGCGCACGCCGAGCGCCCGGCCGACCTGGGCGACGAGGGCGTCCTGCGCCGCCGCGAGGTCGCCCCGCGCCCCGTCGTAGCGGTCGGCCCAGAGGGCGGCGCCGGTCTCGGCGTCGGTGAGATGCACGGCGAAGCGCACCTGCTCGGCGCTCTGCCGCAGGCTGCCCTGCACGACGTAGCGCACGCCGAGCTCCCGCCCGACCGCCCGGGGCTCGACCGGCCGCCCCTTGTAGGATTGCGCGGTGCCGTGGGCGATGACGAAGGTGCCGGGCGCCCGGGCGAGGTCGGCGGAGAGGTCCTCGGCGAGCTGCTCGGCGAGGTAGTCCTGGTCCGCGTCGCCGCTCTGGTTCACGAGCGGCAGGACGACGAGCGAGAGGCGCGGCCGCGCCGGCTCGCGGATCTCCTCCGCCCGCTCGGGGCCGGCGAGCCGCGACCAGCCGAGCGCCAGCCCGGCGGCGAGCGCCAGGGTGAGGAGCGCCAGGGTGACGATCCGCGAGGTGATGATCCGCGAGGCGACGATCGGTAGGGCGGCGACGGCACCGAGGGCGGGCCGCAAGGCCCGTCCGTCCGGCGGCGGCACGGCGTAGACGCGCATCGGCCGGGCGATGTTCTTCAGCCGCTGGAGCCCGTGATCGACGAAGCGCAGGTCGGGCAGGCCGCGCGCGTGCCGGTAGGCGGCCTCCGACAGCCGCAGCGCGCCGGGCTCGGCCATCGCCTGCAGCCGGGCCGCGATGTTGACGCCGTCGCCGAACAGGTCGCCCTCGTGCACCATGACCTCGCCGACGTGGATGCCGATGCGCAGGCGGAACCGGCCGGCGTCGCCTTCGGCCTCCGCCAGCATCCGCTGGATCGCCGTGGCGCAGTGCACCGCGTCCGCCACCGAGGCGAACTCGGCGAGCACGCTGTCCCCGGCCGTGTTCGCGATCCGCCCGCGCCGCGCCGAGACGAGGCGGTCGACGATCCGCCGGGTCGCCTGGAGGGCCCGCATCGCGCCGCTCTCGTCGGCATGCATCGCCTTGGAATAGCCGGCGATGTCGGCGGCGAAGATCGCCGCCAGCCGGCGCTCCGGCACCGGCCACTCCGCCGCGGGGGACCGCTTCGTGCGCGCGCTCACGGCGCGCCGCCCGCGCCGCTCCCGAGACCGGACGGGCGGCGGGACGAGCCATTGCACGAGAAAACATCGATCGATGCGACGATCATCGAAAGCGCCCTCCATTGTCTTCGCGGGATCGATCCCGGTCGAGATCCAGCCCGACGCGAGCGTCGGGCCGGACCGGTGCCGAGGCCGCGGGCCGGACGGACCGGCGCATCGATCCCCGATCCTCGCCCGGATCCGAGCGTGGCGCGTCAGCTTGGCGGGCGGTTAGCAGGACGGGAATTCAGGAAGATTGCTTCCCGGACACGGTTCCCGCCGACCTGCGGCGAGGCGAACGCTCGCCGCGCCCGCACGTCGGGTCGGCGACCTCGCCCCGCCGCTGCAGCCGCAAAGCAATCGCGAACCCGGCCCGGCCGTGCCGCCCGGTTCACCCGGTGGATCGGCCCGAGATCCGGAACATTGTCCTACGCGCCGACCCGGCGAGGCGCGGATCCACTATCGGTTCCCTTTGTGCGAAAAAACATTTCGGCTGTCTCTCTTGTGCGCGACAAATCTTTCTTAACGGGGTGACCCTAGGCGTTAGACCGTTCCAGTCTTCGGTCTCCTCAGGGGAAACGAGTCCTACGATGTTCAGGCTCAGCATCGGAAGCAAGCTTGCCTTGTCGTCGGCGGTAACCGCGCTGTTTGCCGCCGGCGCGATCGCCAACCAGTGGTCCAGCAACGTCGAAGTGCGCGCCGCGAACGAGGCGGTCGCGCGCGAGGCGACGATCCTGCGCGGGATCTCGCAGGCGCAGCTCGCGGTCACCCGGATCCAGCTGAGCCAGAAGACCGTCGAGCTGGCGCGCGACGCGGCGGCCGCCGACGCCGCCGTGACCGCGGCGCGCGAGGAGGCGAGGGCTGCCGCCGCGAGCCTCGCGCGGCCGATCGCGATCGCCCTCAAGCCGGACGTCCTGCGCGACAGCGAGCGCAACGTGCACGACCTCGCGGCGGCGGTGAGCCGGTACGCGCAAGCCGGCCGGGCCGACCTCTACGGCCGGCCGGTCGACGCCGCGGCGGCGGGTGCGGCCCGCCACGAGATCGCCGCCCTGACCGGGCGCGCGGAGAAGACGATCGGCGAATCGGTTGCGAACGCCAACCGCTTCACCCAGGAGGCGATGGAGGCGGCCTCCGAGCGGATCGCCGCGGCGACGCGGGTCGGCCTCGTCGTCGGCGCCGCGATGCTGCTGAGCCTGCTCGGCGCGGTCGTCGCGCTGATGTTGAACATCCGGCGGCCGATCACCCGGCTGGTCTCCGTGCTGGAGCGGATGGCGGCGGGCGAGATCGACGCCGAGATCGCCGAGAGCCGGCGCGGCGACGAGATCGGGGCGCTCGGCCGCGCCGTCGACAGCATCAAGGCCATGGTGGCGCGCAAGGCGGCCGAGGATGCCGAGCGCCGCCAGATCGCCGATGCGGCCGCGGCCGCGGCGCGCCAGCACGCCATGATGGAGCTCGCCGACAGCTTCGAGGCCGAGATCGGCGGCATCGTCGGCTCGGTGTCGTCCTCCGCCACCGAGCTGCAGGCCACCGCCCGCTCGATGTCCGCGACCGCCTCCGAGACGGCGGCGCAATCGTCGAGCGTCGCCGCCGCGGCCGAGGAGGCGGCGGCGAATGTCGGCACGGTGGCGGCGGCGGCCGAGGAACTCGGCGCCTCGATCTCCGAGATCGGCCGCCAGGTGTCCGGCTCCGCCGGCCTCGCCCAGCGGGCGGTGGCGGAAGCCGACCAGACCACGCTCTTCGTGCAGGCCCTCAGCCAGACCTCGGCGAAGATCGGCGACATGGTCGGGCTGATCTCCAACATCGCCAGCCAGACCAACCTCCTGGCCTTGAACGCCACCATCGAGGCGGCCCGGGCCGGCGAGGCGGGACGCGGCTTTGCCGTGGTCGCCGCCGAGGTCAAGGAACTGGCCAACCAGACGGCCCGGGCGACGGAGGAGATCGCGCGCCAGATCGGCGAGGTGCAGGGCGTGACGACGCAGACCGTGGGGGCGATCGGCGCGATCACCTCGCTGATCCGCGAGATCGACGCGGTGGCCGCCTCGATCGCCGCGGCCGTCGAGCAGCAGGGAAGCGCCACCCAGGAGATCGTGCGCAACGTCTCGCAGGCCTCGATCGGCACGAGCGCGGTGACCGGCAACGTCGCCGGGGTGGCCCAGGCCTCCGAGACGACCGGCCTGGCGGCGACCCAGGTTCTCGCCTCGGCCTCCGAGCTGTCGCGTCAGTCCGAGCACCTCTCGGGCGAGGTGCACCGCTTCCTCGCCACCGTCCGGGCGGCCTGACCGGCGCCGGGCGGCCGCGAACGGGGCGCGATGACGCGGCGCGCTCCGTGGGATAGGGCATGCGGGCCGGACGGTCGTCGATCG
The sequence above is drawn from the Methylobacterium terrae genome and encodes:
- a CDS encoding DMT family transporter gives rise to the protein MPVLVVLSAILAGVLNTVQAGANTALTKALGQPVLAALVVSGANALVYLAAAPFLGLAWPGTSRLAQVPWWAWLGGAMGGAYVLAMIVLAGRLGAAVFTGLTVSAGLVTSVLLDHYGWVGFAQHAAGPWRVLGCGLMVAGVALISLS
- a CDS encoding adenylate/guanylate cyclase domain-containing protein; this translates as MSARTKRSPAAEWPVPERRLAAIFAADIAGYSKAMHADESGAMRALQATRRIVDRLVSARRGRIANTAGDSVLAEFASVADAVHCATAIQRMLAEAEGDAGRFRLRIGIHVGEVMVHEGDLFGDGVNIAARLQAMAEPGALRLSEAAYRHARGLPDLRFVDHGLQRLKNIARPMRVYAVPPPDGRALRPALGAVAALPIVASRIITSRIVTLALLTLALAAGLALGWSRLAGPERAEEIREPARPRLSLVVLPLVNQSGDADQDYLAEQLAEDLSADLARAPGTFVIAHGTAQSYKGRPVEPRAVGRELGVRYVVQGSLRQSAEQVRFAVHLTDAETGAALWADRYDGARGDLAAAQDALVAQVGRALGVRLLEAETQARAGHPADAVDLVMRGQALLNRPFARENHAGARPLFERALALDPANTHARLGLAEVLVDGVLNGWTTERAGDLDAAERAVAAVLRGDPTHPFAHYLRGETLRARARYAEALAAFERVLALNPSFARAHAYRGLIHIFLGRAEETEADIAAAIRLSPKDPLLGAWLARDGLAKLHLGRDEAAIDPLRRAAAVNPLFDFPHLYLACAFARLGRDAEARASLAEFLRLRPGYTIARYRSLTSTEPTFLAQRERLYDGLRRAGLPER
- a CDS encoding methyl-accepting chemotaxis protein, with the protein product MFRLSIGSKLALSSAVTALFAAGAIANQWSSNVEVRAANEAVAREATILRGISQAQLAVTRIQLSQKTVELARDAAAADAAVTAAREEARAAAASLARPIAIALKPDVLRDSERNVHDLAAAVSRYAQAGRADLYGRPVDAAAAGAARHEIAALTGRAEKTIGESVANANRFTQEAMEAASERIAAATRVGLVVGAAMLLSLLGAVVALMLNIRRPITRLVSVLERMAAGEIDAEIAESRRGDEIGALGRAVDSIKAMVARKAAEDAERRQIADAAAAAARQHAMMELADSFEAEIGGIVGSVSSSATELQATARSMSATASETAAQSSSVAAAAEEAAANVGTVAAAAEELGASISEIGRQVSGSAGLAQRAVAEADQTTLFVQALSQTSAKIGDMVGLISNIASQTNLLALNATIEAARAGEAGRGFAVVAAEVKELANQTARATEEIARQIGEVQGVTTQTVGAIGAITSLIREIDAVAASIAAAVEQQGSATQEIVRNVSQASIGTSAVTGNVAGVAQASETTGLAATQVLASASELSRQSEHLSGEVHRFLATVRAA